The genomic stretch GATTCCAGGACTTGAAGGTGATGAGCGATATGCAGGATTTTACGCGAAAGTTAAAACTCCTATCCAGGGCGGCTTTAGTGGTACACGAAATAAGGTGTCTCAAGCTGACGTGGCTGAAGCATATGCAACTGCAATTGAAAGCAGAAAGACAATAATGGCAGCTTCTGCCGGAGGGGATGGATTTGTAGCAATCCCATCACTTGTATTTACTGAACAAGATTCACCAAAGCAAACTGAAGTTTCAACTGCTGGAGAAGCAACATTTGTTGGAACCCTACGCACGCACTCAATCCGTCTTTCTGAAGAAGTACTCTCTGATTACCTTCTTGCACTCTCAAAAAAGAAGCAGACTAACGATGAACGTATTATGGTTAGCTCAGTAGACACCGTTACAGCAGAACCTGAGAAGAAAACACAAAGCCCTTGGACTGATACCGTACAGCGTCTAAGAATTTCAGGATCTGTCCCTGTTACGTGGTACTTTAATGAACAAAAACTTACCGAAGACCTAGCTGGAAAATCAAAAGACAACCTCTCAGGAGTGCTCGCAGCCTACACTGGAATTGAAGAAGCTGAGGCAATTGTAAGGCCATTTTGGAAAACTTCTTTCCCTACAGAACCGGGAGAAATTGAGGTAGTAAAGGCGGAATAATAGGTAACTGTTGACTACTAGCCCTGTTTTCTGATAGTATACATCGCACTGCCAAGACCAATGGATACCCAAGACAAAAAGACTCCGGCCGAAACACAAGGTATCGTGACGGAAGCACTTCCAAATACGCTCTTTAGGGTACGACTTGGTTCCGAGGAAGGCGAGGCTCAAGAGATTCTCGCATACCTCGCTGGAAAGATGAGGCTGAATAGGATCCGAGTACTCGTAGGAGACACGGTGAGCATTCAACTTGATCCGTACGGCGGCAAAGGACGTATTGTACGTCGCATGTAGCACGAAAAAACACAATGAAAGTAAAAGCATCAGTCAAAAAAATCTGCGCGAAGTGCAAGGTGGTCCGAAGAAAGGGCTACGTATATGTCATTTGCAGTGGAAATCCTCGCCATAAACAGCGTCAGGGATAGTTTATATATTTAAAGATAATTTTTTAATACAAGTTCATGAGAATCTCGGGTATCACACTTCCTGATAACAAGCGACTAGAAATCGCACTTACTGCTATTTACGGCATTGGTCGTCCACGCGCCCAAAAAATCCTAACTGAAGCTGGTGTTGCTTTTGGAATGAAAGCTACAGAAATTACTCCTGCTGACGAAAACAAGATTCGAGCACTTATCGAAGGTGTGAAAATTGAAGGTGACCTTAAGCGAGAAGTTTCTCAAAACATCAAGCGCCTTAAAGATATTAAGAGCTACCGTGGAATGAGACACTCTCGTGGTCTTCCAGTTCGAGGACAGAGAACAAAGACTAACGCTCGAACTCGTAAGGGTCCTAGAAAGACTATGGGAAGCGGACGAAAGAAGGCTGATAAGAAATAAAGCATAGCTAATAATTATTATGGGAAAGAAGCGAATTACAACTGATAAAAAAACTGAAG from Candidatus Paceibacterota bacterium encodes the following:
- the infA gene encoding translation initiation factor IF-1, with translation MDTQDKKTPAETQGIVTEALPNTLFRVRLGSEEGEAQEILAYLAGKMRLNRIRVLVGDTVSIQLDPYGGKGRIVRRM
- the rpmJ gene encoding 50S ribosomal protein L36 — its product is MKVKASVKKICAKCKVVRRKGYVYVICSGNPRHKQRQG
- the rpsM gene encoding 30S ribosomal protein S13, with protein sequence MRISGITLPDNKRLEIALTAIYGIGRPRAQKILTEAGVAFGMKATEITPADENKIRALIEGVKIEGDLKREVSQNIKRLKDIKSYRGMRHSRGLPVRGQRTKTNARTRKGPRKTMGSGRKKADKK